One segment of Sulfobacillus thermosulfidooxidans DSM 9293 DNA contains the following:
- a CDS encoding MFS transporter: MNVGSHRRVIVAVSAGVFIGTYDVAAISVALPKVVQIWHVSPADMALLGSSAFIGMMLGSMVAGFAADYVGRRLILLVDFLAYGIASVLSAVSPNLMWLILSRMIVGFAVGAEYAVVFPYLVEYIGQRDRGRIMAWALWAANFGMLFAYGLGALTINYPGGWRIPLAFGALLVVPILWWRRFLPESLEWASHRASSWRDVIHILSVPQYRNIVSVSALTWLSYQVSDQGLTIFLPWMFVSIFGTSISLAAWHSVIVKAVTIPAALITVWMIDRVGRRPLQLWGFWGRAAALLLLGTLLLAIHGNIGHHQNLVGVAWVLLVLAYAAGAVGPDKTTVITTAERMPTEIRASAQAIAESSGRLGGIVGVLGYSFLSALWGPGAGLIFFGAMAAIGTILTWSFLPETQHIAIYAYQENSRCREGQRVRVKKSAKRP, translated from the coding sequence GCTGATATGGCATTGTTGGGTTCGTCAGCCTTTATCGGTATGATGCTTGGCAGTATGGTAGCGGGATTTGCCGCCGACTATGTGGGACGTCGATTAATTTTGCTGGTTGATTTTTTAGCATACGGTATCGCCTCCGTGCTCAGTGCCGTGAGTCCCAACTTGATGTGGCTTATTCTCAGTCGAATGATTGTGGGATTCGCTGTGGGTGCTGAATATGCTGTCGTTTTTCCCTATTTGGTCGAATATATTGGGCAAAGGGACCGGGGAAGAATCATGGCGTGGGCATTGTGGGCTGCAAACTTTGGGATGCTTTTTGCCTATGGTCTTGGTGCTTTAACGATCAATTATCCCGGTGGTTGGCGTATACCTTTAGCATTTGGCGCTCTTTTGGTTGTCCCCATATTGTGGTGGCGTCGATTCTTGCCAGAATCATTGGAATGGGCGTCGCACCGGGCTAGTTCGTGGCGTGATGTAATTCATATTCTCAGCGTGCCTCAATATCGCAATATTGTAAGTGTATCAGCCCTGACTTGGTTGAGCTATCAAGTCAGTGATCAAGGTCTTACCATCTTTCTGCCGTGGATGTTTGTAAGCATTTTTGGTACGAGCATCTCTTTAGCCGCATGGCATAGTGTCATAGTCAAGGCTGTAACCATTCCTGCCGCGCTCATCACGGTGTGGATGATTGACCGAGTAGGTAGGCGGCCTCTTCAACTATGGGGATTTTGGGGTCGGGCGGCTGCGTTACTTCTTCTGGGCACGTTGTTACTAGCGATTCACGGGAATATAGGACATCATCAGAATTTAGTCGGAGTGGCTTGGGTGTTGCTGGTTTTGGCATATGCGGCGGGGGCGGTGGGTCCTGACAAGACGACAGTCATTACGACAGCGGAGCGAATGCCTACAGAGATCCGTGCGTCTGCACAAGCGATTGCAGAGTCTAGCGGCAGACTTGGAGGAATCGTCGGTGTGTTGGGCTATAGTTTTCTATCAGCGTTATGGGGGCCAGGAGCCGGGTTGATTTTCTTTGGCGCTATGGCGGCTATCGGCACGATCTTGACGTGGAGCTTTTTGCCAGAAACCCAGCATATCGCCATCTATGCATATCAAGAGAATTCGAGGTGCCGGGAAGGGCAACGCGTACGTGTCAAAAAGAGCGCAAAGAGACCCTAA
- a CDS encoding APC family permease, which produces MLRRVMKNPHLSKDRASAGGYYSYVSAGLGPKASLLTGFMVIFYQTLSVAGIPVYIGGVFLPGLAARLHINFPHEFWLFAILFFIGVPWLLAVMGIRPSIKVLATTSLIEISFLIVASIIIMIKAAPSTPLRPFEIGSVGIRGVSLGMVFAITSFIGIGSHSSLGEETKAVQTQRGRLIGKAALVSLTLTGAALTLSAYALTVGWGMFRMNSFSTANAPGVTVFLRYLGPIGAASLVILALNSALADSIALLTSSSRVLYAIGRDELIHTGFAQVNGRRAPARSVSALAAFAVITGIGIASWLGPSTAFNVMTTAVLFGLVSAHTLMNISLMRLFRKEHQQSHFLQHVVLPILAIVLFWWVLYESVWPIAYPLSLSALIWLLVLIPSLIYIAKVSGRVSSAQKHRLGLPAPAAPKKPK; this is translated from the coding sequence GTGCTTCGTCGAGTTATGAAAAATCCTCATTTGTCTAAGGACCGGGCATCCGCTGGGGGCTATTATAGTTATGTGTCAGCGGGATTAGGTCCTAAGGCATCATTACTTACAGGTTTTATGGTAATTTTTTATCAAACCCTCAGCGTTGCGGGGATTCCTGTCTATATTGGTGGAGTCTTCTTACCTGGTCTTGCTGCACGTTTGCATATTAATTTTCCGCACGAATTTTGGCTATTTGCCATCTTGTTTTTTATTGGCGTCCCTTGGCTCTTAGCCGTCATGGGTATTCGCCCCAGTATCAAAGTCCTCGCCACCACCAGTCTTATCGAGATTAGTTTTTTGATCGTTGCGTCTATTATCATAATGATTAAGGCAGCACCATCAACTCCTCTACGGCCCTTCGAAATTGGTTCTGTGGGGATTCGAGGCGTATCATTAGGAATGGTCTTTGCTATTACAAGTTTTATTGGCATTGGTAGTCATAGTTCCCTGGGTGAAGAAACTAAGGCCGTTCAAACCCAACGAGGACGCTTAATTGGTAAAGCAGCATTAGTCTCCTTAACCTTGACGGGTGCCGCATTAACATTGTCAGCATATGCTTTAACCGTAGGCTGGGGCATGTTTCGCATGAATTCCTTTTCGACCGCCAATGCACCGGGAGTGACCGTTTTTCTCCGGTATTTGGGACCAATTGGTGCCGCTTCCTTAGTCATTTTGGCTCTTAACAGCGCCTTAGCAGATAGTATTGCGCTATTAACAAGTTCCTCCCGAGTTCTTTACGCAATTGGACGCGATGAACTCATCCACACTGGCTTTGCGCAAGTCAATGGCCGCCGAGCCCCTGCGCGCAGCGTGAGCGCCCTCGCTGCATTCGCGGTAATAACGGGAATTGGTATTGCCTCATGGCTTGGGCCAAGTACTGCCTTCAATGTGATGACGACGGCCGTATTATTTGGTTTAGTCTCTGCCCATACCCTTATGAACATTTCGTTAATGAGACTGTTTCGCAAAGAACATCAACAGTCCCACTTTCTTCAACATGTCGTGCTTCCCATTTTGGCTATTGTTTTGTTCTGGTGGGTGCTTTATGAATCGGTTTGGCCCATCGCCTATCCTTTAAGCCTTTCCGCCCTGATTTGGCTCTTAGTCCTGATTCCATCTCTGATATATATTGCCAAAGTCAGTGGACGGGTGAGTTCTGCACAAAAACATCGTTTGGGGTTGCCCGCTCCGGCAGCGCCTAAGAAACCAAAGTGA
- a CDS encoding transposase, which translates to MYSIRQASFFSLQDWIKDTEWDDQLQRILDQVPLSPALAALPPPARTGRPEQHDRPTMIRAYIAKAVEQIPTTEALRARLRRDPVFRWIVGYRGKSDVPSAATFSRLFNQLSRCTSLQVIHAQLVETARERHLVPDDVAAYDASDIPAYEKTRRHADAQDLERASWGMKTGPKGQKYRWFGYKLHLSVAAGSLFPLAALTTTAMVHDVNMARPLVQITTDRNMGQQVAIFDAGYDQATLYQDLHAQGLIPIIPLNRHGGEAPEGRNTLGRPTCSMGYPLTLAGYDATTETQKFRCPHATGHVECPMGMAWCSPSNYGYVQKMAIADNPREVGRIVRGTATWDALYNLRTSVERAFSYLKEQLNLRTVRVRGRRKVHTHHLFAVIALAATVLASTVS; encoded by the coding sequence ATGTACTCTATTCGCCAAGCATCGTTCTTTTCCCTGCAGGATTGGATAAAAGATACCGAATGGGATGACCAGTTGCAGCGAATTTTAGATCAGGTACCCCTCAGCCCCGCATTGGCGGCATTACCACCACCGGCCCGCACGGGCCGCCCGGAACAGCATGATCGACCGACCATGATCCGCGCTTATATAGCGAAAGCGGTGGAGCAAATTCCCACCACCGAAGCCTTACGGGCTCGCCTGCGCCGCGATCCCGTGTTCCGCTGGATTGTCGGCTATCGCGGGAAATCCGATGTCCCCTCGGCGGCGACCTTCTCGCGTCTGTTTAACCAATTGAGTCGCTGTACGAGCCTTCAAGTCATCCATGCCCAACTCGTTGAGACGGCACGGGAACGCCATCTCGTACCGGATGACGTGGCGGCGTATGATGCGTCCGACATCCCCGCCTATGAGAAAACGCGTCGGCATGCCGACGCGCAAGATCTCGAGCGGGCTAGTTGGGGGATGAAGACCGGGCCCAAGGGCCAGAAATATCGGTGGTTCGGCTACAAGTTGCATCTGTCGGTGGCGGCCGGGAGCCTCTTTCCGTTGGCTGCGCTGACCACGACAGCCATGGTGCATGACGTGAACATGGCCCGACCGCTGGTCCAGATCACCACCGACCGGAACATGGGGCAGCAGGTGGCGATTTTCGATGCCGGGTACGATCAGGCGACCCTGTATCAGGATCTCCATGCGCAAGGACTGATTCCCATTATCCCGCTCAATCGCCACGGGGGTGAGGCACCCGAGGGTCGCAACACCCTGGGGCGTCCAACCTGTTCCATGGGTTACCCGCTGACGTTAGCGGGCTATGATGCGACCACGGAGACCCAAAAGTTTCGATGTCCCCATGCGACAGGACATGTCGAGTGTCCCATGGGCATGGCATGGTGTTCCCCCTCGAACTATGGCTATGTCCAGAAAATGGCGATTGCTGACAATCCCCGCGAAGTGGGGCGCATCGTGCGCGGAACGGCGACATGGGATGCCCTCTATAACTTGCGGACGAGCGTGGAACGGGCCTTCAGCTACCTGAAGGAACAACTGAATCTCCGCACCGTCCGCGTGCGCGGACGACGAAAGGTGCATACCCATCATCTCTTCGCAGTCATTGCCTTGGCCGCGACGGTGCTGGCTTCCACCGTTTCATAG